The Arachis ipaensis cultivar K30076 chromosome B10, Araip1.1, whole genome shotgun sequence DNA window ttgaaaaaatttaaaaaaaaaaatttgatggaCAGAactgaaagaaaaaaattttatatgaaaCTAATAGaagatttcaaaaaattagaGGGACTGGCAgagtaattaaattttttttaatatacaaCTATTGATTATGACATCAAATTAAGAAATTTTCAACAAATACTCCTCGCCTATTATTTAGCTagaaaagttaattaattaactaattacgtGAATCCAATCACATAACGACAAAACTTTTCATATTGTCCAAGACAAGAATAAATGCTAATTAAACAGTTTAATAACCTCTAGTACTTGTGTATGTTTGAAACAAGTATATAAATTAAACCTATCTACTGATCTAAATGATTCCACAAACAAATTTATAATGGCATTAATTCTTTCAACCACATGCGACAACTGGTCAGGCTTACGCTAGCTAATCTAATTACCTTCAGTAACTGTGCGCTTTGAATcaattattaactattttaatcacttTCAACCAtgtaaacaacaacaacaaaacaatTTCACGATTATGTTAGCTAATTTAATAACAACTTATCACAATTTAggattattataattattttaaatgaTATTTAGAATTATtacatcattttttattttacaaataTTAATTGAGttgtcaaattaaaaagagaccaAGTACAGAAATATGGTGATATGTTTAATTAGGAATTATCTGCGTTACTAATAGTTAAAGTAAACCTTTTAGGTATAACAGTgtaaaaaaacaataataaatcaaTAAACGAATCTGTTATTAGATATAAATCAAAAGaacttaaaatataatttaacaaaaacaaaattggaCAGAGATAAAAgacttaaaaatattattatacctGACAAAATAAGATTTGAACTTTGATTAATATTCTGGGACACTTCAActaaattttctaaaaaataaaaataaacagaaacaTTGGAAACATATAACATAAACAGATAAATTATTAGAAACACAAAGATTAACTACAAAAAATATAGGTAGAGCAATAAAGATTACCCAAATAATCATTCAAAGAGAGAGCAGGTATCGAGGAATCGAGGACCTCTAAAATATTACAAAACGAAAAAAAATTACAAAGACTACCATAGATATCAAATCATTGAAAATTGGagcaaaaaatactaaaaatatcaCGAAGGTCAATTCAGTACTGACCTCTTACATTTCGATGGTGACTTTGTATTCGCTTTCTTTTCAAAGAATTTCTCCTATATTCTCTAGCACGAACAGAATTCTGAGACATCTTTGTTACACGTACTAAACAAAACAAGAGgttaaaacataaattgcaagaaCTACTCCTAATTCATTGCCAAAAAGACATCCACATTGTTGAGTTCCTATAAGCAATAGGTATAAAAAAAGGGGAGGGGGAGGGGTGGCTGGGAACAGAACTTGTGAAACACACTAATAAAGAACTTATATAACCATGCACACCTTTGATAAcgcaaaaaatgaaaaaaaaacaaagtaTTATAATCAACACCAATAACTAATTGACATGAAAAGATAATGTTGTAcaacaataaacaaataaaaataagaaccGCTGCATTTCATTAAAATATTGATACTGATATACACAATTACATATGGCTTTCTCTCCTATCATAAAGAGGATTCCAACATCTGACTACATATCCTAGTGTGTAACCTAAACAGGCTACAACATTGAAAATGTGTCCAATCCCTAGCAAAGTCACTATTACAAAAGAAGGAGTTGAGAATAGACCTAGTTGACAGATAACCCGACCCAACACAAAAGGAAACCCCCCTATATCTGGCAATCCTATTTGTTGGACACAATCCAAAAAAGTCAAATCAAAATAGCACCCAGCCAGTATGATTACATTTAGATCTATTTGGAATCACAAACCTTCCTAAATACTTATACATATACTACATAAAATATCTATACCTACACACAGCAACTCAATTCCATACCTTAAATCAAACTCCATTAACCTTGGCAATCTTGGACCCACGCCCATCTGCATCAGTAGCTGCCTCTTCAAATTGGGGATTCAAATTTCTCTTGCCCTTGGAGGTGACAACATGATTTTCATGAATAAGCTTCACTCCATATTGGGAAGGTGCATCGAGAACGTGGGACAACACCTCCTATGATAAACAAATTAACAAAAGCTATGAAACTCAGTCAAGAATGAAAAATTCATTTAGAAACAGCACACATGGGaaggagaaaaaaatattttataacagCACCTGAGTTTCTTTTTCTGGTGAGCTAAGCAATATATCGAGTTCAGCAGAAAGATCATCACTAACAGTATCATTGCTGGGTGTTTTCTCATCTTTCCATCTTCACCATTAATTAAGGCAGCAAACTCAGTCCCTCCGGAAACAGCAGGCTATTTTTAGCCAGAAAATCTATAAGAACTGGGGATTTAGATAAAATCCCAGAAGACTCACCAGCAACTTTGTCACTTTTGATAAAACTCTTTGATGACTCCTTCTTAATACCAATATTTCCTTTTCCATAGGAAACAGATTTGTGTAAATCAGACTCCTATTCATATGGCATAAGagtttaaaaatacataagaccATAAGAAAAATTCACCACAgcacaataaaaaaataagaaacaaaacatgaatttacacaatctaaaaataattatatgtatATGTAACCTTTTTTTGGAGTAGACTCGTCATTAGCATCATAATCGGAAAGTTCAAACATGGCAATAATGGTGTGATCATCACATATTCTCCTAACTTGGAAAGTGCCATAAAATGCATCATGTGTGACACCTTTGGTATCAACCTTCAGTAGTAACTTCTTTCCAATGAGCCCTTGGAATATGGGAGGATAAGTATCCCCATATATAATCTATTTTGAAAGTAATAGATAAGAAATATGCAGTTTGAATAACACATATCACATCCCATAAAGTGAACAACACACAAAAGAAAACTAAGCACATACACTTGCATCTCTTTGAACCTCAATAAACAAGTCAGCACATGATTTCTTAAGCAAATAAGATGCCTCACGATCAAAGAGAAGGAAAATACCCTCCCCACTATGATCTTcaagtattattttaattttaaatctgcagagagaaaaaaaaggaacACAATGATTCGGAATAAATAATACCAAGAAACATTATTTTTATAAACAATCCACAAGACAAAATGAAAAGACACTTTGAACAAAATTTCTAACCTTGGAGTCACATTAGTTATGTGCTTCAAACAAAAATCACAGTAATATGCACCATTTTTAGGATAGATACCCTTTCCACACACACAAGTAGAATACCACCAACCTCCATCCTCAACAATACCTTGGATTGTACCAAAAATGATAAAAGAACCCTCTTATGCAATGGGCATTTCAAAATTTGTTAACAATATGAATGAAAAAACAGATCTGGAAATTGTTTGTTGATTTTCTTTTTCAGTTCATTTgtgtataaaataaacataaacacAACTAACTCAAAAGAAGACAACCTCATTGTTATCTTGAAACTCTTCAATAGTGCATTTTCTTGTTAAACGCATGAAATCATCTTTCAAGGAGACAACTTTACCCTAATTTGCAATAAACAGTGGCTGGGTACCATTGACACATTGCTCAAtcatactaaaaaaaataatgcaAATACTTGTACTTGTTACTCCAGATTGGTTGTAAataaagaatataataaaaatcaacaaaataaacCATGCTAACCTCTGCCTGAATTCAACAACTTCAGGAAGATCAGGATTAAATAACATTCGAGTGGTATACATCACATTTTGAAGACCTACTTGACCTACACAGCAACACAGAAAGAGTCTAGCAAAGTTTATTGGAGACAGCACCTAGAGTAGCAATGAGATGTACAAAAAACAAATAATGTACCCCTAAAGAACTTGACTTTTGCAAGTTGAATAACTACAACAGGCTGTTCCACATAGCCAGAGGCAAGGAAATAATTTACTTGATTCACATAATCCCCAAACAATGCACATCGCACTGTAAGACTCAAAATATGACAAAGAatgaaacagaaaataagaaaaaaagatgatTAAAAGATGAAGAGAAACCACGAGAAATGACTCAATCAACATACTCTTTTGAAGTTAATTCCAGCACAatcattttcacatttttttcctcttttgcATATTCTTTCTCTTCTCCCACTGAAGTTAAAAGACCAATGACAACTATTCCAAATAAACACAACCTATTAAATATTCAAAGGATTTGTTAAAAAAACTTGAATAACAGCAGAGCAAGAAGATATACACACCAACTAAAAAATCATAATCTTGGGTCATGTTCAGCAGCTCAGAAAAAGGAAACATGCTGAAACAAGTCTTAGGGATAACATCTTCATCAACAGCTACAACAGTGGTTCGGTGAAGGAAAACCAATTTGAATTCATGAGAAGTTGCTCTATAACTACCATGATTTGACACAACAGTAAAGTATGCCATTTTATAAATTTGACCTTCAACTATATGATCCCTAAACATATTAAGGAGTGGTTTCTTAACTGTAGCTTTAATTTTTTCACACTGGAAATCCAATAAAAGAACAAAATCAGATTAGTGAAACACATAATTTAAAgttgaaaactaaaaaaataacaaCTAACACTATATTTAAAGGAGAAGCTAATAGGGGCTAACATGCTCATCAAGGAGAATCATCTCCATTGAGTTAGGAACCTCATGGTTACCAAAGAGGGTACAACCCAAAGCCTTAGAACCCTAACTTTCAGCCTCCAAGCCTCTCTAGGAGGATGCATCTTAGAAATCATATCAAATGGAAGAGgcattgcagaaaaaaaaaacaaaggacGTAAATAGAGTTGATGAAATAGATCAaatgtaaacaaaaaaaattctgaAATAGACAGAGCTTAGGAGGAAATAGAATACAGCAAAATGTTTGTGCATTGAATGTGGTTTACCAACCATCCTTTTATAGAAAAAATCCAGGGCTTTAGGCTcacattttttaattcaaattgaaGATGAAAATGGAGGGAAAACAAAATCTCAGTCCATATGCATGTCCATTCAATGGCATACAGACAACTAATCACAGGAGCAAAACCTGAACTAACACAAAAACAGGAAAAACAAGTGAAACTTTCAAGAAATCAAGAAATAAGGACTAAAAAATGAGATATCACACCATACCTACTACAGTGCACCTACATGTCATTAGACCATAGGGAAGGTAGTCATCAACTACCCCAAACAATGATTCTACTCATGGCAATGAGAGTTGGTAAATGTGTTAGGTAGGGATACATTCGAAACAGCAAATGAATGGAAAAAAAAACTATAGACAAACATCAATAAAAATCTGTCAATCAcatcaacattcatgaaatggatgagattgaaacctCATACCTTGATAATGATTCCCAAATTTCCAATGAAGAATATATAACACAACCTTATTATGTGTGCAGAAGACATTTTCATGGGAATACCAGCTACTAGATAGATTTTTCTTTAGATAAAGAGATGTGCTAGTTAGATAAACAATACCATGAAGCCATTTTACTGGCACAAGGCCATTCTTTTCTCAATGAACCTCTTAAGTTCAGGGCAAAGAGCTGTATGTCCATCCAACAGctgaaatataaaataatttttacacaAACAACGAAAAAATGTAATGCAATTCAGTTgaacttaaaaaataaataaatgaccagCAGGCTATACATCAATTTTTGTCAATCACATCACCACTGATAGAATAGATTAGCTATAAAACCCATTCCTTGATAATGATTCACACAATCCACATGCAACCAGCAATTCACTTTAGGTAAACTTAATGGATTTTTTGAATatacctaaaaaaaataaaagattcatCAATGGGATTATTGAATCAGAACTGAAATGGGAATGCAAGACTTGAACAGGAGAGAATCGAATTGGGAATGCAAAACTTGAATGGGAGTGGCACAAGCATATTCCTTTATCAACGAAGCACAAAAATTCATGACAATCAGCTCTACTTCTATGCAACAGGTGAAATATACAGCActctttgcataaccaataaagAATTGAAATGCAACTGAGTTGACTAACAAAAGGTTTCATCAAAATGCAAATAAATCACCAAGAAGCTATCAATCAATTCCTATCAATCACATCACCACTCATCAAATAGATTACATAGAAGAGAATTTCCTAGTAACACAAACAGTGGAGTGAACCATCAGATTGTGAGAAAGCCACTTCCTTTCTAAATGACATCTTAAATTCAGGACAAAGACCCACATCTCTTCTCAAGAgatgaaatataaaataatttttacataaataataaaaaaaataagaatgcaATTGAGTTGAATAACCAAATCTTTCATTTAATGACCAAGAAGCTATGAATCAATTCCTATCAATCACATCACCACTGACCAAATAGATAGAAATCACATACCTTAATAGGGATACCCATATTTTCAGTGAAGAATGTATGGCAGAACATCATTATCTATGCAGAAGACATCTTCAAAGGAAGACAACCTACTCCATGTATCTCTCTTTGTAGGAGGGAATTCATAATTagacaaaaagttcttttaaataaacaataaaaaaaatggaatgcaattgacctgaaatcaaaatataaataaacaaccAGGAAGCTAGACATCAATTTTCATCAATCACATCACTACCGATAGAATAGATTAGGTACAAAACCCATTCCCTCATAATGATTCACACAGCCCACATGCAACCACCAATTCACTTTATCTAAACTTAATGGATTTGTTGAatatacacaaaataaaaaaaataaaaatagattcatGAAATTTTAATATTGCATTCAATGGGTCTACTTTCAATATAATTATTTGAGTGCTTCATAAAATTTGACATCAAACATAAATAACAGAACATGATTATGAATACAAAAAACAGTATAAAAACTCAATGAATTTGTTGAATATACAcaaagtaaaaaattaaaaatagattcATCAGTTTTCAATATAGGATTTAATCGGTCTACTttggatataattaaataaagcaCACAAATTCATGACAATCAGCTCTACTTGTATGCAAGGGGTGAAATATACAACACTTTTTTGCATAACCAATAAAGAATTGAAATGCAATTGAGTTGACTAACAAAAGATTTCATCAATATAATTATTTAAGTGCTTCATAAAATTTGACATCAAACATAAATAAGAGAATTTTGATTCTGAATGCAGGAAAAATTATAAATTGCTACATTCAGCCCAAACAATTCAAAGGGATTAGTGAATGAGAATGGAAATTGGAATGCTAAAGTTGAATAGGAGAGAATAAAGTTGGGAATGCAAAACTTGAATAGGAAAAGATGGGTCTATAAACTGACTTTGCTTAAAAAACTCTGTCAATCACATCACCATAGAGAAAGTAGATTAGGTAGAAACCTCATACCTAGACAATGATTCACAAAACCAAACCCATGATCCATAAATATAAGAAAAGGTAAGTAAGAAGACAATCTTTATAATCATTACAAAATCCCAGAAATTGATGAAATACACAAACCACATGCGACAAACAATTCAACAGGTAGCAAAAGGAGAAATGATAATCACATCAAATTCTAAATAACGAAATGAAGAAGATGAAACAGATTCATAGACCATGCTCAAAATTAACAGCAACTACCAAAGAATGTAACCAACAACATGAACCCAGAAACAAACCAAGTCACATAGACAATTTGCAAATTAGGAATTTCACAAACCCTAGACAATAAAATCTTGCTTAACCGTCGAATAGATACGAAAAACGATCACAATTTGCACAATTAGGAATTTCACAAACCCTAGACAATAAAATCTGGGTTAACCGTGGAACAGAAACCAAAATTGATCAAAAGAATGTACATaatgaaggaaaagaaaaaggatgaagaggaaaatAGGTTTGGATGCACCTGATTGATTGATCGGAGATCTTGAATTTGAGACTCCATTGGAAAATCCCTAACCTGGATGAACGGCGACGAACCAAACTCCCAAGAAAATAGAGCTCGTACACAGAGTTTCGTAGGGTAGAGGAGGAGAAACTAAGGAGAAGAAAGCAAAGCTCCTAGGGTTCCAACTAATCATTACCTGTTCAAACAAATTCATCAAGAAGGCAGGTTGCGTGAGCGATTCGGTGAAAGGGAAGGCAGGTTGCGTGAGCGAGAAGGTGAAAGGGATAGCTGACGGCGGAATGACAGAGGAGCACATGCACCCCTGAAGATGATAAGTCATGCTGGAGGAGATGCCACCATGGAGGAGAGCCTCCACCTGGGACTGGAGCCGGCCTGAAATGCGGGGAGGTCTCCAGCTCGGAGATGAAACCACGGGTATCTATTGTTTAATGATGAGGATGTGCAGCTGAAATAGGAGTTAGGCTCTCAAATGCATAGAGTCCCGTTCGTTGTTCAGCTACATCAATCgttcttttattgaacttgtcCTGAATTTCACAATTATACTTATCAAATATCAGTTTACATCTTAAATCTTTTGTCAATTTTAAAACTGATATTAAATTGAACTTAAAATCAGGTAAATAAAAGACATGTTTTAGATGAAATTCATTTGAAAAATAAACTGTTCTTTCTAATTGTGCAATAATATGAGTTCCATCAGGCATATTgatcaatactaattttattCGATGAAGGTTTTGAAATGAGGTGATTGCAAATGTTACATAGTTAGTAGCTCCAAAATCAATAACCCAAGCGtttgtaaaaaaaattgataatgcCATAATATGTGATATACCTTCGTTTGAAAGGAGAGTGGTTGTGAAGATTTGGTTGATACTATGTTTCGGTTGTGCATTCTGTTAGTTCAATTAATCTATCTTTGTCTTTCTTTGGCTTGAATTTGAGCATAGACTAGATCTAGACTCACTTTCTCTTTGAAAGTTGTTGCTGATCTTTTTATTACTCTCTGTAACGTAACTAGAAGTAACTCAAGGAGAATAAAATAGAATTAATAGCAAGAGTTCATAATGATTCTTTAATGTAACAGTAGCCAACCATATAAGAAAAATTCAATGAAAGTAATGAAAGTCTTCAAGCATTAGACGTAGTACAAGCCTTTAAGTCTTCTTCGAAAGGGAATAAACCTAGCAATAATAAGAAGATTTAGTGACCAGAGGGAGAGTAGAAGGAAGAGAAGAATATTCAAGCAGAAAAAGGATTACCACTCATTATCTGCAGCACATAGTCTTTAAGTTGAGTATTTGTTTGtctttgcctcaaacttttgtgtattttctttttaatttgatctGTTTCCATCTGTCCCTCAACTCTAACTAACTCTGCATTTAGCTTTTTTTGTGGTTGAATTATCCTTTTATCCTTACTTCATTTTCTTTACTCATTACAATACTCTCCCCTTTAAAAGACAACCTTGTCCTCAAGGTTGAAGTGAGGAAAAAACATCAGAAACTCTTTAGCATCTTCCCATTGCACCAACAGCTGGGGTACCTCATTAACGCCCTGCATAATCACCCTTTTGGCTAAGATCACTTGTGGCATTATTATTGGACCTTGTTCACTAGTTGTCAATGGTAGTGGAATATAATGTTGAGTATCATTCTCACGAAACTTCTTTAATAATGAAATGTAAAATACTGGGTGTATTTTAGCACTTTTTGGCAATTGCAGCTTGTATGCAATAGGGCTGAGTTTGGTAAGAATTTTAAAGGGGCCAAAGAATCTCATCCCTAGTTTATGATTCTTTTGTAGCACAACCGATTGTTGATGATATGACTGTAATTTAACCAGCACCATTTTCCCTTCTTGTAATTTCCAGTGTCGTCTCTTTTCATCAGCATGATCTTTCATAAATTGTTGAGCCTTGGAGTTAACTTTGAGCCTCTCAAGAAGCTGGTCCCGTTCTTACAACATAGCTTGTAAGTGAGGTGCATCATTAGAGTTCTTGTGGTATCGCATAAGTCTTAGGGGTTCCTTGTCAAATAATGCCTTATAAAGGGTCATCTTGATACTACTGTGGAATGAAGTGTTATACCAATATTGAGCCCATAGAAGAAGTTTCAGCCAACCTTTTAGATTCTCATAGTAGAAGCAGCTAAGTACATCTTTAAAGTCTTGCTAAGAACTTCACTTTGGCCATCGGTTTGGGGATGGTATGAAGAATTCATTGTGAGTATAGTGCTTTGCATCTTGAACAGCTGCTGCCAAAAATGACTAATAAAGACCTTGTCCCGATCTGAAACTATGGACTTGGGAAATCCATATAACTTTGCAACATTACTAATGAAGGCTTCAGTAACGGTAACTTTATTGAAATCTAATCGGAGGGGAATAAAGTAGGAAAACTTGGAGAGTCTATTAATTACCACCATAATGATAGTA harbors:
- the LOC110268339 gene encoding uncharacterized protein LOC110268339, yielding MTYHLQGCMCSSVIPPSAIPFTFSLTQPAFPFTESLTQPAFLMNLFEQCEKIKATVKKPLLNMFRDHIVEGQIYKMAYFTVVSNHGSYRATSHEFKLVFLHRTTVVAVDEDVIPKTCFSMLCLFGIVVIGLLTSVGEEKEYAKEEKNVKMIVLELTSKDLTVRCALFGDYVNQVNYFLASGYVEQPVVVIQLAKVKFFRGQVGLQNVMYTTRMLFNPDLPEVVEFRQSMIEQCVNGTQPLFIAN